The following are encoded together in the Amblyraja radiata isolate CabotCenter1 chromosome 27, sAmbRad1.1.pri, whole genome shotgun sequence genome:
- the LOC116988436 gene encoding zinc finger protein 706-like, whose protein sequence is MARGQQKLQAQQKNAKRQADKKKGGSDQKAAAKAALVHTCPVCKTQMPDPKTFKQHFESKHPKSPMPPELVDVQA, encoded by the exons ATGGCTCGTGGACAGCAGAAACTACAGGCCCAGCAGAAGAATGCTAAGAGGCAAGCTGATAAGAAAAAGGGGGGATCTGATCAAAAAGCAGCAGCAAAGGCAGCTCTCGTGCACACATGTCCTGTCTGCAAA ACACAGATGCCAGATCCTAAAACCTTCAAACAGCATTTTGAGAGTAAACATCCTAAATCTCCCATGCCTCCTGAACTGGTAGATGTGCAGGCATAA
- the LOC116988435 gene encoding 14-3-3 protein beta/alpha-A-like, protein MDKNELVQKAKLSEQAERYEDMAAAMKAVTEWGEELSNEERNLLSVAYKNVVGARRSAWRVISSIEQKTGEGGGSEKKLHMVKEYREKVEAELREICNDVLGLLDKYLIPNSTNSESKVFYLKMKGDYYRYLAEVAIAESKKQTVDNSQASYQAAFEISKTDMQPTQPIRLGLALNFSVFYYEILNSPEQACALAKTAFDEAIAELDSLNEDSYKDSTLIMQLLRDNLTLWTSDNAADDADGGEGGEN, encoded by the exons ATGGATAAGAACGAGCTGGTGCAGAAAGCCAAGCTGTCGGAGCAGGCGGAGCGGTACGAGGACATGGCGGCTGCCATGAAGGCGGTAACTGAGTGGGGCGAAGAGCTGTCAAACGAGGAGCGCAACCTGCTCTCGGTCGCCTACAAGAACGTGGTGGGGGCCCGCCGCTCGGCGTGGAGGGTCATCTCCAGCATCGAGCAGAAAACCGGCGAGGGCGGCGGCAGCGAGAAGAAGTTGCACATGGTGAAGGAGTATCGGGAGAAGGTGGAGGCTGAGCTCAGGGAGATCTGCAATGATGTGCTG GGTTTACTGGATAAATATCTAATACCAAATTCTACCAATTCAGAGAGCAAAGTCTTCTATCTTAAGATGAAAGGAGATTATTACCGATATCTTGCAGAAGTAGCAATAGCAGAAAGCAAAAAAC AAACTGTTGACAACTCCCAGGCATCCTACCAAGCTGCATTTGAAATTAGCAAGACAGACATGCAACCAACACAACCCATCCGATTAGGACTTGCCCTAAATTTCTCCGTATTCTACTATGAAATTCTCAATTCTCCGGAGCAAGCTTGTGCATTGGCCAAGACG GCATTCGATGAAGCCATTGCAGAGCTGGATTCACTGAATGAAGACTCCTACAAGGACAGTACACTCATCATGCAATTACTCAGGGATAACCTGACG TTATGGACATCAGATAATGCAGCAGACGATGCTGatggtggagaagggggagagaactaA